The segment GCTCCGGTCGTTTCAACATTCCAGGTCAACTGTTCGCCCGTGGTTGCCGAATCATCGGCTGGCAACGGAGCGTTGATCTGCTTTGAGGACGTCACTGAGTTGCAGCGGAGTAAAAAAGCGGCAGAGTCTGCCAACCAGGCAAAGTCGGACTTCCTCGCCAACATGAGTCACGAGATTCGAACTCCGATGAATGCGATTCTCGGATTCACCGACTGGTTGCAACGTGGACTGGCCGACGATCGCGATCAGGAATTGGAATACCTTTCGACCATTCACTCCAGCGGAACACATCTGTTAGAGCTGATTAACGACGTGCTTGACCTTTCGAAAATCGAAGCCGGCAAAATGGAAATCGTGCTGGAAGATTACAGCCCGTTTCGCGTGATTCAGGACGTTGAACGCGTTCTACATATGCGAGCCAATGGCAAAGGCATTGAACTCAAGTCTTTCTTCAAAGGGACGTTTCCGGAAACAATTTCTACTGACTATGTTCGACTTCGCCAGGTGCTGACAAACCTTGTCGGCAACGCGATCAAGTTTACCGAGAAAGGTGGCGTGAGTGTCGTCGCCGAGATGGTTGAACGCGTCGTCGATGGCGAGCTGGTCGAGAAACTGCGGGTCGAAGTTCGCGACACCGGGATCGGGATGTCGAAAGAGCAAGCGGCGAAAATCTTCATGCCGTTCGTTCAGGCTGATTCAGGAATCACGCGTCAGTTCGGCGGTACTGGACTTGGACTGTCGATTTGTAAAAGAATTGTCGGGTCGCTGGGCGGACGGATTACCGTCGACAGTGAGCCAGGCACCGGAAGTATGTTTGCGTTTGAGATCAATGTCGGTGACGTTTCCGATTCCAAGCGAATCGACGTTGCCAAGTTCAACAGCGAATCCACGTTCAGTCGAAAGATGATGCCGGGCGAATTCAAATTGCCTCCTGGCAAAGTACTGGTGGTGGACGACGGCAAGCCAAACCGTCAGTTGATTCGACTGATTCTGACCAAGGCCGGTTGCTCGGTCGACGAAGCCGAAAACGGCCAAGTCGGTATGGAGATGGCGTTGGCAAACGACTACGCCGTCGTCCTGATGGACATTCAAATGCCGGTTTTGGACGGCTACGAAGCGACTTCGAAGCTGCTCCAACAAGGGTACGACCGACCGATTATCGCTCTGACGGCCAACGCGATGCGGGAGGACGAAGAAGAATGCGAACGCGTCGGATTTAGCTCGTTCGTTGCCAAACCCGTTGATATCGACTTGCTAATCGAGACTTTGGCCAAATGGATGCCCGCGCAGGAAAGGTTAGATCTGGCTGATATGGATTTGCTTCCGGATCTGTCTGAGGAAACGTCTGCTGGCGAACTGGAATCAGAAACTTGCTTCATCGATGAGCCTGAAGTCATCCCGGAATCACCGGCGTCCGCAGTTGCGCCGGCGATCGAAATTCCGCAGGTAACGGAGTTCGTGCCTGCCGAAGAAATGCAATTGACCGCAGGCGATAACAATGCAAACGAATCAAGCTCTCAGCCAGCTGACGAATTCAAATCGATACTGCTGACTTCACTGGAGCCGATTGCGATCGCAGCCGGAACAGCAGACTGGAACGGATTGGCAGACGCTGCATCGAGTCTTAAGGCGAAAGCAGCAGCTCATGGTCGAGTCGCGATTGTCGAGTCGTTGCGTCCGTTGATTGAGCTCTGTCGTCGAGACGATCACGACGATGAGCTAATTCAATCTTCGTTGACGAACTTCCTGACGATCACGAAATCTTTCCGCGACGAACGAGAGAAACCTGTCGCACAGAAAGACTCGTTGCCGGAAGTCTCCGTTCGCGTCCCAGAGCCGACGTCACCGATTGAGGGTTTGGCGATCGAATCAGGCGAAGCCGAAGCCGTCGATCTCGAACTCAACCTGGATCTCGATCTCGAATCGGAATCCAGTATCGAATTGGTACGCGAGTCTACGGACGAGATCCAGCCGCCGTTGGATACGGAATCCCCGATTGTTCAGCGTGACGAGATTCCAACCGATGTGCGGGAGACAGAACCGACGATGGATCTGTCCGTCCAGCCGTCACAATTCACAGGCGATCCAATTTTGAGCACCGATTCAGTCGATTTGCTCGAAGAGCCCGAACCGCAAGAACAAATTACTGAAGTTGAGGAAACGATGAATAGTGAAGAATCAACTCCGGCGGGTCAGCCCCACCGCGAGGAAGAAGCCACCGCACAGTTTGAGTCTGTTGCACCGCTCCGCAAAGTAGAGCCAACCGAATCGAGAATCGATTTCGTGACCGAACTACAGCAAGGTCTTATCGAATTCCAGAAAGCTTGGGACGAGGACGATCAATTGGCTGCGATTAATGTCGCCCAGCGTCTGAAAACTCAATGCGAAGGCGTCGACAAAAAACAGGTCGCTGGCTCACTTGACGCGTTGATCGCGGCTTCTGTAAGCGGAGATCCGGCCAGCTATACCGACGCGGTGAAGAAGTTTCTTGATGCCTGTCGTGCAGAATTTACTTCGACGGCAAAGTTTGATCCGATTGCGATTCGTAAGCGTCCCAAACTGGTTCACTTGACGCGAATCGAGGACGCGAACGATCCAATTTTGTCCAGTTTGCCGATGGACGATGAGGCCTTCCGCGAGATCGCAGTCGATTTTGTTCCGCAGCTCGAGACCAAGTTGAAGGGCTTTGACGCTGCTCTCGATGGCGACGATATGGGGGAAGTTGCGGAAATTGCGCATTGGCTAAAAGGCGCCGGCGGAACTTGCGGATTCGGGCACTTTACCGAACCAAGCGAACAGCTTGAACAGGCGGCCAAATCTGGCGACAAACCCACCTGTGTCAAATTGGTGGATTTGCTGTGGTATATGGGCGGTCAAATTGTCGTTGCAAGTGATTGTTCGGGCGAACCAATTGTCTAGTGAGCTTGGGGGAGCGTTGTTAGCCGGAATTTGACGGTCGCGCGCCCGGGCTGTGTGATCAAATCGGAAATTGAGGAAGAAAGCCGGAAGGCATCGGATACAAACTTTCGATCAAAGATAGGAAGCAATGTCGAACTTCAACATGCTCTCCGCCCGCCACGAAATTCAGGAAGCTTAATGCATACCGGACTGGAACAGATGATCAACGGATCTCACTTGGCTCCACTGTCTGCCTCAGTTTCAACTGAAGGTGCTTCACCCTTACGCACCCAAATCGATTCGGTCTCGATCGTCGCTGACAAGGACGCGTTGAAGTCTTGCAAGATCATGATCGTCGACGACGAGCCCCTTGTGATTCGGGTTGTGAAAAGATTTCTTGCAGGAGACGGGTTCACGAACTTTGTCACCGTCGAGGATTCCCGCACGGCGATGGAAGCGATTCAACGCGAATCTCCTGACGTCGTGCTGCTCGACATCATGATGCCCAACATCACCGGGCTGGATCTGCTTCGCGAACGGCAGAAAGACAAAGTGCTGATGTTGGTGCCGTTCATTATTCTCAGTGCCAACTCTGAAAACCAGATCAAACGGGAAGCTCTCGCTCTCGGAGCCACCGACTTTCTTTCCAAACCCGTCGATGCCAGTGACCTGACGGTTCGAGTCCAGAACTCGCTGATGGTCAAACGTCATCACGACCACATCGCAAACTACGCCAACGAGCTTGAAAATCAGGTCCGCCTCCGAACGGCTCAAATCGATCGCTCTCGTGAACAGATCATTCACTGTCTGGCTCGCGCGGCGGAATATCGCGACAATGAAACCGGCGAGCACGTGATCCGCGTTGGAAAATACTGTGCCGTGATCGCGGACGAACTGGGCTTTGGCGAGAACTACCGCCGTCAGATTGAGCTCGCGGCGCAGCTGCACGACGTGGGAAAGATCGGAATTCCCGACTCGGTTCTGCTAAACCCTGGCAAGCTTAGCCATGGCGAGTTCGAGATAATGAAAAAGCACTGTAATCTCGGCTGTGAGATCATGGAGCCGCTTGCGGAGCACGAAACACAGCGGATTCGTGACCATGCGAACGTCGGCAGCTTCATCATGGAAGACGTCGATAGCCCGATGCTTGAGCTGGCGGCAATAATCGCCCGAACGCATCACGAAAAGTGGGACGGTACTGGCTATCCGAACGGGCTGGCCGGCGATCAGATTCCGATCGAAGGCAGGATCTGCTGTTGCGCCGACGTTTTCGATGCCCTCAGTAGCGAACGGCCTTACAAACCCAAGTTTCCATTGCAAAAATGCCTGGAGATCATGATTTCGGAACGCGGAACACGCTTCGACCCGATCGTTCTGGATGCTTTCCTGAAACGGCTGAAGGACATCGAGCACATTCGCACGACTTACAACGACGAAGATTCACTGACTCGAATTCTGCGGCAAAAAGAATCCACAGACACGCCCGAGTTGTAAATCTGGATCGATGGGTTACGCTGTTTCTGCACCGAGATTAATTTCAGTCTCTGGCGATAATCGCCTCCAGCGGTAAACGTTGTGTCTGAACAGATTCAGTATCGTCCATTTCTCAATACCGATCCGCCGCTGATCACCTATTTGTGGCGCTCCCAGCCCGTTTTCCGCGGCATCCACGCGAACCTTACGGTTGCCGATCTAGAGAACCATATCCTGTCGAAACCGTACTTCGACAGAGAAGGTTTCATCGTCGCTGCGGCCGTCGAAAACGACAAAACGCGGATCCTCGGATTTGTGCACGCTGCGTTTGACGTTCGCCAGGATCTGTCGGATCTGAACCGTTCTGTCGGCATTGTTTCCCAGCTACGAGTTGCCGACGTCGAGCAACAGCATCAGATCGAAGACCGGCTGTTGGGGATGGCTGAGAACTATCTTCGTGAACGTGGATCGACGGAAGTTTGGTTTGGTTCGCGTTTCCCGCAAGCTCCGTTTTATCTTGGTCTCTACGGCGGCAGTCGTGTGCCAGGAGTGATGGAAGAAGACGTCTCTGTCGTCGAAGCGTTGAAGCGAAACGGATTTGAGATTCAAGCCAAAATGGCAGTGATGCAACGGGAGCTTGGTCAGATCCAAAGC is part of the Mariniblastus fucicola genome and harbors:
- a CDS encoding hybrid sensor histidine kinase/response regulator → MKNWLGLKSKLALGFVAILVAGLTIANTLELYPSVARRYQQDRAQFAKSFAIAGSVMLSDGDSRDLKTFVRQCEEDIKRGHADENSEIKTIVRSIGIRSQAGVLQIETADHENVWSSEETPQADKFEIPLFEGMRRWGKVEFVFEPLKSENRYLGFADPVLSKISPFYQLAGFLLLFGAGSTWLFLHMLFRSPKNSAAQGRVRQALGSLAEGLLVLDTEGRIKIASSVFCEKAGADADALTNCRPEKEFDWRDASGKPMTVYPWHVAARDGVEVRDTVMTLQTGVDAKGAPVVSTFQVNCSPVVAESSAGNGALICFEDVTELQRSKKAAESANQAKSDFLANMSHEIRTPMNAILGFTDWLQRGLADDRDQELEYLSTIHSSGTHLLELINDVLDLSKIEAGKMEIVLEDYSPFRVIQDVERVLHMRANGKGIELKSFFKGTFPETISTDYVRLRQVLTNLVGNAIKFTEKGGVSVVAEMVERVVDGELVEKLRVEVRDTGIGMSKEQAAKIFMPFVQADSGITRQFGGTGLGLSICKRIVGSLGGRITVDSEPGTGSMFAFEINVGDVSDSKRIDVAKFNSESTFSRKMMPGEFKLPPGKVLVVDDGKPNRQLIRLILTKAGCSVDEAENGQVGMEMALANDYAVVLMDIQMPVLDGYEATSKLLQQGYDRPIIALTANAMREDEEECERVGFSSFVAKPVDIDLLIETLAKWMPAQERLDLADMDLLPDLSEETSAGELESETCFIDEPEVIPESPASAVAPAIEIPQVTEFVPAEEMQLTAGDNNANESSSQPADEFKSILLTSLEPIAIAAGTADWNGLADAASSLKAKAAAHGRVAIVESLRPLIELCRRDDHDDELIQSSLTNFLTITKSFRDEREKPVAQKDSLPEVSVRVPEPTSPIEGLAIESGEAEAVDLELNLDLDLESESSIELVRESTDEIQPPLDTESPIVQRDEIPTDVRETEPTMDLSVQPSQFTGDPILSTDSVDLLEEPEPQEQITEVEETMNSEESTPAGQPHREEEATAQFESVAPLRKVEPTESRIDFVTELQQGLIEFQKAWDEDDQLAAINVAQRLKTQCEGVDKKQVAGSLDALIAASVSGDPASYTDAVKKFLDACRAEFTSTAKFDPIAIRKRPKLVHLTRIEDANDPILSSLPMDDEAFREIAVDFVPQLETKLKGFDAALDGDDMGEVAEIAHWLKGAGGTCGFGHFTEPSEQLEQAAKSGDKPTCVKLVDLLWYMGGQIVVASDCSGEPIV
- a CDS encoding HD domain-containing phosphohydrolase; its protein translation is MHTGLEQMINGSHLAPLSASVSTEGASPLRTQIDSVSIVADKDALKSCKIMIVDDEPLVIRVVKRFLAGDGFTNFVTVEDSRTAMEAIQRESPDVVLLDIMMPNITGLDLLRERQKDKVLMLVPFIILSANSENQIKREALALGATDFLSKPVDASDLTVRVQNSLMVKRHHDHIANYANELENQVRLRTAQIDRSREQIIHCLARAAEYRDNETGEHVIRVGKYCAVIADELGFGENYRRQIELAAQLHDVGKIGIPDSVLLNPGKLSHGEFEIMKKHCNLGCEIMEPLAEHETQRIRDHANVGSFIMEDVDSPMLELAAIIARTHHEKWDGTGYPNGLAGDQIPIEGRICCCADVFDALSSERPYKPKFPLQKCLEIMISERGTRFDPIVLDAFLKRLKDIEHIRTTYNDEDSLTRILRQKESTDTPEL
- a CDS encoding GNAT family N-acetyltransferase, with protein sequence MSEQIQYRPFLNTDPPLITYLWRSQPVFRGIHANLTVADLENHILSKPYFDREGFIVAAAVENDKTRILGFVHAAFDVRQDLSDLNRSVGIVSQLRVADVEQQHQIEDRLLGMAENYLRERGSTEVWFGSRFPQAPFYLGLYGGSRVPGVMEEDVSVVEALKRNGFEIQAKMAVMQRELGQIQSVSGRQQLMVRRNYLINAIADPLEKSWWECCTLGMAERDRFTIGRKKDNHVAGTVSYWDLQPMGSFIHSNCRGLYDLSVGEDDRRGGLASFLVCESMKRLAKQGVTLVEAQTELTNDASVRLFEKLEFSLVTQGLQMHKAI